Genomic segment of Veillonella parvula DSM 2008:
TACGATACCAACGGAGCGGTTCAACCAGTATTCGCATTGTTCACGGTCTACTTCAAGATCAACGAGCAATTTATCAACGAATGTATTTACACCATTTTTAAGGTAGCAAAGGTTATTGAACAAGTTGTATGCCAATACAGGTTCCATAACATTTAACTCGAATTGACCATTTTCTACAGCTAATGTAATAGTAGTATCATTACCGATAACTTGATAACACACTTGGTTCAATACTTCAGCGATAACAGGATTTACTTTTCCTGGCATGATAGAGGATCCTGGTTGACGGGCAGGCAATTTTAATTCACCAATGCCGCAACGAGGGCCAGATGCCATTAAGCGGAAATCATTAGCCATCTTAATCAATACAAGTGCAGTTACCTTCAAACCGCTAGAGATATCAGCAAATACGTCTGTATTGTTTGTGGCATCGATCAAGTTCTCCGCAGTGTAGAACGGTTCGCCTACTACTTCACTAAGTTCATAAGCTACATCATGAATATAATTAGGTTCAGCATTAAGGCCTGTACCAACTGCAGTGGCACCCATGTTGATTACATGTGCACCTTCAACGGCAGATTTAATACGTTTAATACCACGACGAATACCAGATGCATAAGCGCCCATCTCTTGTCCCAATGTAATAGGCACCGCATCTTGTAAATGAGTACGCCCCATTTTTAAAATTTCACTATATTCTTCAGCTTTTCTCTCAAGCTCATCAACAAGACGTTGCAAAGCTTCAAGTAACGGTTTAGATTTCAAAATTGCACAAACTTTAATCGCTGTTGGGAAAGCGTCATTTGTAGATTGTGCCATGTTACAGTGATTGTTAGGGCTTACAATATCATAGCTACCTTTTGGATGGCCTAAAATTTCACAAGCACGATTTGCCAACACTTCGTTCATATTCATATTCACAGAAGTGCCAGCACCGCCTTGAATTGGATCAACTGGAAATTGGTCAGCAAATTCACCTGCAATAACTTCATCAGCTGCTTGAACAATCGCTTTACCGATAGATACATTGAGACGACCTGTTTTCATATTAGCTAAAGCAGATGCTTTTTTTACCATCGCTAGAGCTTTAATAAAATCTTGGTCTAAATGTTTCCCTGTAATATGGAAGTTTTCTAAGGCACGAATCGTTTGCACACCATAATATAACTCATCCGCTACTTCTAATTCACCTAGGAAATCATGTTCTTTTCTCATAATAGATCCTCTTTCCACTATTTCATATATTAGATGATAGTTTAATGAAACGGTTTTATCTTATGCGCTCATTATAGCATGTATTTTGTATACATAAAAGTCATTTCATATATTACGAATAAACAATATTCTATACAATATATTATTTCATAAATATTTTCTATAACTATTTCCATATTTATAAAGGCTCTGTTTTTATCTTTGATTAGTTTAAATATTACACGCCCTATAGTACAATAATATAAACTATATAAGTAAGGAGTAACTATGATTAACAATCACATGCTGCGCATAGGTGCGCTCTTTTTATTAACCGTTTTATGCTACGGCTTTTATAATGCCTATTTGCCAATCACTGATCCGGTGGAGTCCAACTATGTTCTCTCCGCCATCACCATGCTAAAACACAACTCATGGATATCCCCCATGATATATGATCACGTATGGTATGATAAACCACCGCTCACCTATTGGGCACTTATGATTACATACAAACTATTTGGCATATCTGACTTCACGTCTCGTATACCGAATACGCTTGTTGCGGGAGCTAGCGTGGCCCTAATGTATCATATAACTTACCGCATATCTAAAAGTACCTTTGCCGGTATACTCTGTGCGATTTTATTAATGAGTACACTACAGTTTTGGTATATATCTCATGCAGTTATAACCGATGGATTTCTATTTTTCTTCACCTTAGCTATATTTGGATATAGTTATTTAGCTTTTACCAATAATGACAGGTCAGCTATGGTGAAAGCTTACATTGCTGCGGCCTTAGCCGTGATTACCAAAGGACCTATAGGCATTATTTTACCTGGGCTAATATTACTTATTTATATATGTGCACGCCACGCCATCCATAGAAAGGATAAAATCTATCAACTTTCAAAGGATATAAAATTACTATTTAATCCCTTAGGACTATTAGCCTTTATAGCGATAGCTAGCCCTTGGTATATTGCTATGTATTCCATTCACGGTGAGCAGTTTATTTCCGGATTCTTAGGTCTACACAATGTAGATCGAGCTCTTATATCTGAACATCCTAAATTTAATGTATGGTATTACTATCTATTAATTGTGCCCCTTTCACTATTACCCTGGACACCTGTAATAGTCTATCATTTAAAAGATCTTAACTGGAAAGATGATTTTGATCTATTAGGTATTATATGGTTTATTGTTATAGTTCTATTCTACTCTCTAGTAGCTACAAAGTATCTAACCTACACATTACCTGCCATTATCCCTTGTATAATATGGGCGGCTGTAAAAATTTGTGAATTAGTTACTGACAAAGAAACCGGTGAATTTACTCAATCATTCAAAAAGTTTAATTATTTAATTACCCTACCACTAGGTATTTACTACATGATTTTTACATTTGCTACAGCTTTTGATAAAAGTCTTGATAGTAAACCGTTAATCGTAGGTTCCTTTATTATAGTATGTATGATTTTAATCGGTCGATACTACATAACATCATTTTTCAAACTAGCAATATATGCTTTAGTTCCACTAATTACGTTGTACTCGGCTATTACAATTACAGTACCACCAATATTGTTTAATCAGTCTGGTTTACAGTTTAGAACCTTCATCGAAGATACATCAAAACCAATATATGTATATGGCAATTACTATACTTCCATTGTATATTACATGGACACTACACCTACCCAAGTTTTCGTAGATACAACTGATGATTCTATATGGACCGAAGGCAAAACATTAATGCCTACAATAACTAAAGAAACATTTTTAAGTAATACATCAAATAATCGCGGTGCCTATGTCATCGTTCCTAAAAAATATGATAAGGATTTCTCTAATACATTACCGTATCCAAAAGCCAAATTAGTCAACAAAACAAAACTCGCATCAATTTATAAGCTTCAATAAAAAAGGCGTACCCATAGGGTACGCCTTTAATATGGTTAGAATTATTTCAATTCTACGGATGCGCCAGCTTCTTCTAATTGAGCTTTCAAAGCTTCAGCAGCTTCAGCAGCAACGCCTTCTTTTACAGGTGCAGGAGCGCCGTCAACGATAGCTTTAGCTTCTTTCAAGCCAAGACCAGTTGCTTCACGAACAACTTTGATTACGTTAATTTTAGATGCGCCAGCTTCTTTCAAGATTACGTCGAAGGAATCTTTAGCAGCGCCGCCTTCAGCACCACCAGCAGCTGCTACAGCTACAGGAGCTGCTGCAGTTACGCCAAATTCTTCTTCGATTGCTTTTACAAGATCATTAAGTTCAAGGATTGTTGCTTCTTTCAATTCAGCAACGATGTTTTCAATGTTCAATGCCATTTTAGATTTCCTCCATAAATTAGTTTATAGTGCCAGCCTCAAGCGGCCAACGAATACTTTGCAAAAAATATTATTCTGCAGGTTTTGCTTCTGCAACAGCTTTGACAGCGTATGCAACATTGCGAACAGGAGCTTGCAATACGGAAAGCAACATGGAAAGCATACCTTCGCGATTTGGAAGAGATGCAATTGCTTTAACGCCTGCTGCGTCCATAACTTCGCCTTCAACGATACCAGCTTTAACTGTTACAACTTCTTTTTCAGTTGCTTTGATGAATTGTTCGATTACACGAGCAGGTGCAACAGCATCGTCTTTAGAAGTAGCCAACGCAGTTGGACCTTCTAAATGCTCAGCGAAACCTTCAAGATTCAATTCGTTTGCAGCGATACGAGTCAAAGTATTTTTGATTACTTTGTATTCAACACCTTCAGCCAACATTTTGCGACGAAGATCAGTTGCTTGCGCAACAGTTAAACCAGAGTAACCAATCAATACAGCACCTTTTGCTTCAGAAAGAGTTTCTTTCATTTGAGCAACGATTGCTTTTTTTGATTCAGTGACAGCCATTAGATTACCTCCTTGTAGATTTTTTTGGTGCTCTATGTACTATCTTAGCGTAAAAACGACCCCATCGCACGCGATGAGGTCGTAACTAGTCCTAGGTTGTTCTAGTGTCAGCCTCAGCGGGCGGATTTTCATCCATTATACATACCAGCCGTCTACAGCTAAGAGACATATTTAATTATTGCTCTTTGGAAACAGTGCTCAATTTGAACACATTCAAAGGTACACCAGGGCCCATTGTAGCGGACAAGGTTACAGATTTAATGTATTGACCTTTAGCTGCTACAGGTTTAGCCTTGATAATAGTATCAACGATTGTACGGTAGTTGTCAAGTAATTTTTCTTCATCGAAAGATGCTTTACCGATAGAGCAAGAGATAATACCTGCTTTATCAGTACGGTATTCGATTTTACCAGCTTTGATTTCGTTTACTGCACGAGCAACGTCTGGAGTTACTGTACCAACTTTAGGGTTTGGCATCAAGCCTTTAGGACCCAAAATTTTACCAAGACGGCCAACTTGACCCATCATGTCTGGTGTAGCAACTACTACGTCGAAGTCGCTCCAACCACCTTGGATTTTAGCTACTAACTCTTCAGAACCTACAAAATCTGCACCAGCTTCTTCAGCTGCCTTAATATTGTCGCCTTTTGCGAATACAAGAACGCGTTTAGTTTTGCCAGTACCATGAGGCAATACTACTGCACCACGAACTTGTTGATCAGCGTATTTAGGGTCGACATTCAAGTTGAAAGCAATTTCAACTGTTTCATCGAAATTTGCAGTTGCAGTTTTCTTAACCAACTCAATTGCTTCTACTGGTTCGTAGAATTTACCAGCTTCAATAAGTTTTACTGCTTCAGCGTATTTCTTACCTACTTTTGCCATTATAATATCCTCCTTATGTGGTCAAACGGGAATTCCCTCCCACCGATTTGCGCCTTATGCGCAAGTCGTACGCTTATTAGTCAACGATTTCAATGCCCATGCTGCGAGCAGTACCTTCCACCATGCGCATACCTTGTTCCACGGTATTAGCATTCAAGTCAGGCATTTTCAATTCAGCAATTTCACGAACTTTATCGCGACCTACTTTTGCTACTTTATCACGGTTAGGTACACCAGAACCTTTTGGAATACCTGCAGCTTTTTTCAACAATACTGCAGCTGGTGGAGTCTTAGTGATGAAGTCGAAGCTACGATCTTCATATACGTTAATAACTACTGGAATAATTAAGCCAGCTTGTTTAGCAGTACGTTCGTTGAATTCTTTTGTGAAAGCAACGATGTTAACACCTGCTTGACCTAGTGCAGGACCAACTGGTGGTGCTGGAGTAGCTTTAGCGGCTTCAATTTGTAGTTTTACTTGTTTAACTAATTTCTTAGCCATGGGTAATTAAACCTCCTATGCTTATACTGTGGTGGTAACGGATATACATCCTCCCACTGGCAACCAAAATCGATTGCTCTTTTTAGAGTTATATTATTATATTTATAATTAAAGAGCTTTCTCAACTTGAGAGAACTCTAACTCTACCTCGGTATCTCGATTGAACATTTCTACGCTAAGTTTCAATGTTCCTTTTTCAGGGTTAAGTTCGGTAATAACACCTAGTTTATCTTCAAAGGCACCGGACGTAATGCGAACCGTTTCACCAACTTCTACATCAACGTTAATGGTTGGTTTCTTATCCAAGCCCTGAGACTTAAGTATATGTTCTACTTCGGAATCAGAAAGTGGAACTGGTTTTGTAGCAGAGCCAACGAAACCTGTTACACCTGGCGTGTTGCGTACAACATACCAAGAACGGTCATTAACTTCCATTTCCACCAATACATACCCAGGAAATATCTTACGTTTTACTACTTTTTTAACCCCATCTTTTTCATCTATTTCGTCTTCAAGAGGCACCAAAATTCGGCTGATCACATCTTGTAGTCCCATAGATTGAACTTTAAGTTCAAGAGTGGTTTTTACTTTATTTTCGTAGCCTGAATAGGTATGAATTACATACCACTTCTTATCTGCTTCCATGTAATGGCCCCCTTATCCAACAAAGTGCAACAACGTATTAAAAAGTTGGGCGAAGAGTCCATCAAGCACAGAAATAATCAAAGCGATGAATATGGTTACTAAGAATACTACAATTGTGTAATTGATAAGCTCTTTTTTTGTTGGCCAGACTACTTTTTTTAGTTCAGCTTTCACACCGCGGAAGAATTTTCCAAATCCACCACGCTGCTGCACTGCTGAGTTAGACTTTGCCATTGTGTTTCACATCCTCAAATCAACAGGTAATGAATGATAAGAATTATTTTGTTTCACGGTGTAATGTATGTTTACCGCAGAATTTGCAATATTTCATCATTTCAATACGATCAGGATTGTTCTTTTTATTCTTGTTCGTTTGATAGTTGCGTTGTTTGCAATCTGTGCAAGCTAAAGTAATGGCATTACGCATCCGGATACACCTCGCTTTATATTTACTAATCTGTCTCTTGTACTCGAAAACGCTCGACTACATACTAAAAAACTATATCATACGTAGCAAGCGATGTCAAGAAATTAAGCAACTCAAAAAAGCCAGGCACGTATGCCTGACATGGATAGTATAACAGACAATGGCGCCCCTTGTCTACCCAAAGAACGCCATGTCATATTAGCTTATAGTTAGCTTATATATATTATAATTAATATTATAATTACATATTTACTATTATTGCTTCGTTTATTACTGTTTCTTTGTGAAAGTTACTTTCACGATTTGCCAGAAGAAGGCCAATGCCCCCAATATCATGATGGTATCGCCAACCATGCGAAGCCAACGCAAATTTTGTAACAATGGTTGTTGCATAAAGTCTTCGCTGCGAGCGAGCCATAAGCCTTGTGTAACACTTGCCCAACTTTGAATCAAGCCAATTGGCAATAGGCTGATAAGAACCATTAACGCAAGGCCCCAATTCAATGCCCAGAAACCGAATTTCATCAACTTGTCGTTAAATTCCACTTCAGGTCGAATATAACGAGCGATGAGGAATACAAAGCCTAAACTCAAGAACCCGTATACGCCGAACAACGCCGTATGAGCATGAACAGCTGTCGTATTTAGACCTTGAATATAGAACAAGGAAACCGGCATATTAATTAAGAAGCCGAAGATACCTGCACCCACCAAGTTCCAGAAGGATACGGCAATGAAGCAGTATACAGGCCATTTTAGTCGATGCATCCAAGGAGCACTATGAAGGCGTGTATAATTTTCAAACGCTTCATATCCCAAGAGTACAAGAGGCACTACTTCCAACGCGGAGAACGATGCCCCTGTGGCCACGATAGTCGATGTAACACCGGTGAAATAAAGATGATGGAATGTACCAGGGATACCGCCAATAAGGTAAATGGCACCGGACGAAATCGCTGCTATGGTACCTGCACGGTAAGATACGAGACCAAGTGTTACGAAAATAAAGGCCATCAACGTAGTAGAGAATACTTCAAAGAATCCTTCTACCCAAAGGTGAATAACCCACCAGCGCCAGTATTCCATGATTGCCAAGTGGCTGTGTTCTCCGTAGAAAAGACCTGGTCCATAGAAAATACCGACCATCACAACGGAGAAAATAAAGGCAGCAATAAGGTTTTTATCCCCTTTATTTTTGAAAGCACCAATGATGCTGCGCACCATGAGTACAAGCCAAAATAGAATGCCGATATATTCAATCCATTGCCATACGCGCCCCAACTCGATAAACTCATATCCTTGGTGACCCAAGTAGAAGTTTAGAGATGCCGGAATCTCATGAGCAACACCTAAATATGTACCTGTAAAGGAACCTACTACCAACACAAC
This window contains:
- a CDS encoding aspartate ammonia-lyase, yielding MRKEHDFLGELEVADELYYGVQTIRALENFHITGKHLDQDFIKALAMVKKASALANMKTGRLNVSIGKAIVQAADEVIAGEFADQFPVDPIQGGAGTSVNMNMNEVLANRACEILGHPKGSYDIVSPNNHCNMAQSTNDAFPTAIKVCAILKSKPLLEALQRLVDELERKAEEYSEILKMGRTHLQDAVPITLGQEMGAYASGIRRGIKRIKSAVEGAHVINMGATAVGTGLNAEPNYIHDVAYELSEVVGEPFYTAENLIDATNNTDVFADISSGLKVTALVLIKMANDFRLMASGPRCGIGELKLPARQPGSSIMPGKVNPVIAEVLNQVCYQVIGNDTTITLAVENGQFELNVMEPVLAYNLFNNLCYLKNGVNTFVDKLLVDLEVDREQCEYWLNRSVGIVTALLPHLGYETASALAKEAYETGRAIRDIILDQGLLTEDEINHILSPKEMTRPGIAGAKLLKQKGN
- a CDS encoding ArnT family glycosyltransferase, translating into MINNHMLRIGALFLLTVLCYGFYNAYLPITDPVESNYVLSAITMLKHNSWISPMIYDHVWYDKPPLTYWALMITYKLFGISDFTSRIPNTLVAGASVALMYHITYRISKSTFAGILCAILLMSTLQFWYISHAVITDGFLFFFTLAIFGYSYLAFTNNDRSAMVKAYIAAALAVITKGPIGIILPGLILLIYICARHAIHRKDKIYQLSKDIKLLFNPLGLLAFIAIASPWYIAMYSIHGEQFISGFLGLHNVDRALISEHPKFNVWYYYLLIVPLSLLPWTPVIVYHLKDLNWKDDFDLLGIIWFIVIVLFYSLVATKYLTYTLPAIIPCIIWAAVKICELVTDKETGEFTQSFKKFNYLITLPLGIYYMIFTFATAFDKSLDSKPLIVGSFIIVCMILIGRYYITSFFKLAIYALVPLITLYSAITITVPPILFNQSGLQFRTFIEDTSKPIYVYGNYYTSIVYYMDTTPTQVFVDTTDDSIWTEGKTLMPTITKETFLSNTSNNRGAYVIVPKKYDKDFSNTLPYPKAKLVNKTKLASIYKLQ
- the rplL gene encoding 50S ribosomal protein L7/L12, giving the protein MALNIENIVAELKEATILELNDLVKAIEEEFGVTAAAPVAVAAAGGAEGGAAKDSFDVILKEAGASKINVIKVVREATGLGLKEAKAIVDGAPAPVKEGVAAEAAEALKAQLEEAGASVELK
- the rplJ gene encoding 50S ribosomal protein L10, with the protein product MAVTESKKAIVAQMKETLSEAKGAVLIGYSGLTVAQATDLRRKMLAEGVEYKVIKNTLTRIAANELNLEGFAEHLEGPTALATSKDDAVAPARVIEQFIKATEKEVVTVKAGIVEGEVMDAAGVKAIASLPNREGMLSMLLSVLQAPVRNVAYAVKAVAEAKPAE
- the rplA gene encoding 50S ribosomal protein L1; translation: MAKVGKKYAEAVKLIEAGKFYEPVEAIELVKKTATANFDETVEIAFNLNVDPKYADQQVRGAVVLPHGTGKTKRVLVFAKGDNIKAAEEAGADFVGSEELVAKIQGGWSDFDVVVATPDMMGQVGRLGKILGPKGLMPNPKVGTVTPDVARAVNEIKAGKIEYRTDKAGIISCSIGKASFDEEKLLDNYRTIVDTIIKAKPVAAKGQYIKSVTLSATMGPGVPLNVFKLSTVSKEQ
- the rplK gene encoding 50S ribosomal protein L11: MAKKLVKQVKLQIEAAKATPAPPVGPALGQAGVNIVAFTKEFNERTAKQAGLIIPVVINVYEDRSFDFITKTPPAAVLLKKAAGIPKGSGVPNRDKVAKVGRDKVREIAELKMPDLNANTVEQGMRMVEGTARSMGIEIVD
- the nusG gene encoding transcription termination/antitermination protein NusG → MEADKKWYVIHTYSGYENKVKTTLELKVQSMGLQDVISRILVPLEDEIDEKDGVKKVVKRKIFPGYVLVEMEVNDRSWYVVRNTPGVTGFVGSATKPVPLSDSEVEHILKSQGLDKKPTINVDVEVGETVRITSGAFEDKLGVITELNPEKGTLKLSVEMFNRDTEVELEFSQVEKAL
- the secE gene encoding preprotein translocase subunit SecE, which encodes MAKSNSAVQQRGGFGKFFRGVKAELKKVVWPTKKELINYTIVVFLVTIFIALIISVLDGLFAQLFNTLLHFVG
- the rpmG gene encoding 50S ribosomal protein L33, with the translated sequence MRNAITLACTDCKQRNYQTNKNKKNNPDRIEMMKYCKFCGKHTLHRETK
- a CDS encoding nitric-oxide reductase large subunit, which encodes MGEYKKYWIAVVAVLIIGFSILGYLGTDVYHQAPPVPTAYVSQDGQVLFTKDDILHGQSAWQSTGGQSVGTVLGHGAYQAPDWTADWLHKEVSVMLDIKSQEAFGVLYEQLGDVQKAAVKEAVKAEYFNSAVREDGTVVLSPERITAMNLTGQYFIELYGDNPKLSETRDHFAMKDNTLPELKDRIDMARFFFWTTWMASTQRPGTDATYTNNWPHEPLLDHNPTPESVAWSVVSVIILLCGIGIVVWMWAFGRKQDEHELTPPAEDPISKLHLTPSQRSLGKYLFTILALFLLQLGMGGIIAHYTVEGQAFYGIPLAQYFPYSIARTWHIQASLFWIAMAFLSAGLFLAPIINGGKDPKFQKLGVDILFWALVVLVVGSFTGTYLGVAHEIPASLNFYLGHQGYEFIELGRVWQWIEYIGILFWLVLMVRSIIGAFKNKGDKNLIAAFIFSVVMVGIFYGPGLFYGEHSHLAIMEYWRWWVIHLWVEGFFEVFSTTLMAFIFVTLGLVSYRAGTIAAISSGAIYLIGGIPGTFHHLYFTGVTSTIVATGASFSALEVVPLVLLGYEAFENYTRLHSAPWMHRLKWPVYCFIAVSFWNLVGAGIFGFLINMPVSLFYIQGLNTTAVHAHTALFGVYGFLSLGFVFLIARYIRPEVEFNDKLMKFGFWALNWGLALMVLISLLPIGLIQSWASVTQGLWLARSEDFMQQPLLQNLRWLRMVGDTIMILGALAFFWQIVKVTFTKKQ